The following coding sequences lie in one Antricoccus suffuscus genomic window:
- the purL gene encoding phosphoribosylformylglycinamidine synthase subunit PurL → MSTIDTTDNAAGSPQVEQPYAELGLKDDEYQRIREILGRRPTSAELAMYSVMWSEHCSYKSSKVHLSTFGDLPKSDALLVGIGENAGVVDIGDGWAVTFKIESHNHPSFVEPYQGAATGIGGIVRDIISMGARPVGVMDPLRFGPADALDTRRVLPGVVAGIGGYGNCLGLPNIGGEIVFDPCYAGNPLVNALAVGVVRHEDIKLAKAAGPGNLVVLFGARTGGDGIGGVSVLASETFGDEGPAKRPSVQVGDPFTEKLLIECCLEIYAADLVVGIQDLGGAGLSCATSELASAGDGGMHIELDKVPLRDATLSPEEILMSESQERMCAVVEPAHIDQFLAICAKWDVTASIIGEVTDGEQLTVDWHGERIVDVPPRTVAHEGPVYHRPIERPEWQDALIADTAAALPKPSTPGELRALALRMVATPNLCDKSWVTEQYDHYVRGNTVLAQPEDSGVIRVDEQTGRGIALSTDGNGRYGKLDPYLGAQLALAEAYRNVAVTGAVPLAVSDCLNFGSPEDAGVMWQFQQTVRGLADACRELGLPVTGGNVSFYNQTGDTAIHPTPVLAVLGTFDDVTRRTPMAFGGTPEETLILVGDTLPEFDGSEWAFAEHGHIGGVPPKLDLQRERRLAEALVAASRDGLISAAHDLSDGGLWQAAAESCMRGNVGATIVPPAQYADVDGLFTFLFAESAGRALVAVPREQQARFTDLLTQHELPWAQIGIVESDGDEIDVQGGFGIKVAELADAWSGTLPTLFGSAEVAAQGLAEDLH, encoded by the coding sequence GTGAGCACGATCGACACCACCGACAACGCCGCGGGGTCGCCGCAGGTCGAGCAGCCGTACGCCGAACTCGGGCTGAAGGACGACGAATACCAGCGGATCCGCGAGATCCTCGGCCGCCGGCCCACCTCCGCCGAACTCGCGATGTATTCGGTCATGTGGTCCGAGCATTGCTCCTACAAGTCGTCCAAGGTGCATTTGAGCACCTTCGGCGACCTGCCGAAGTCCGACGCGCTCCTGGTCGGGATCGGTGAAAACGCCGGTGTCGTCGACATCGGTGACGGCTGGGCGGTCACCTTCAAGATCGAGTCGCACAACCATCCGTCGTTCGTCGAGCCTTATCAGGGCGCGGCCACCGGCATCGGGGGCATCGTCCGCGACATCATCAGCATGGGCGCCCGTCCGGTTGGCGTGATGGACCCGCTGCGATTCGGGCCGGCGGACGCGCTGGACACCCGCCGCGTGCTACCCGGTGTCGTCGCCGGTATCGGCGGTTACGGAAACTGCCTGGGACTACCCAACATCGGCGGCGAGATCGTTTTCGATCCCTGCTACGCCGGCAACCCGCTCGTCAACGCGCTCGCGGTCGGCGTCGTACGTCACGAGGACATCAAGCTCGCGAAGGCAGCGGGGCCGGGCAATCTCGTCGTACTTTTCGGCGCCCGGACCGGCGGCGACGGTATCGGCGGCGTGTCGGTGCTCGCGTCCGAGACGTTCGGCGACGAAGGACCGGCCAAGCGGCCGAGTGTGCAGGTCGGCGACCCGTTCACCGAGAAGCTGCTCATCGAGTGCTGCCTGGAGATCTACGCTGCCGACCTCGTCGTCGGCATCCAGGATCTCGGCGGCGCGGGACTGTCCTGCGCGACCAGCGAGCTCGCGTCCGCCGGTGACGGTGGGATGCACATCGAGCTCGACAAGGTGCCGCTGCGCGATGCGACGCTGTCACCCGAAGAGATCCTGATGAGCGAGTCGCAGGAGCGGATGTGCGCGGTCGTCGAACCGGCGCACATCGACCAGTTCCTCGCTATTTGCGCGAAATGGGACGTGACCGCCTCGATCATCGGCGAGGTCACCGACGGCGAGCAGCTGACCGTCGACTGGCACGGCGAGCGGATCGTCGACGTACCCCCGCGGACCGTCGCGCACGAGGGACCGGTCTATCACCGGCCCATCGAGCGGCCGGAGTGGCAGGATGCGCTGATCGCGGACACGGCGGCGGCGTTGCCGAAGCCCTCCACCCCCGGCGAGTTGCGTGCGTTGGCGCTGCGGATGGTCGCGACGCCCAACCTGTGCGACAAGTCGTGGGTCACCGAGCAGTACGACCACTACGTGCGCGGCAACACCGTGCTTGCCCAGCCGGAGGACTCCGGCGTGATCCGGGTCGACGAGCAGACCGGCCGCGGGATCGCGCTGTCGACCGACGGCAACGGCCGCTACGGCAAGCTGGATCCCTACTTAGGTGCGCAGCTGGCCTTGGCTGAGGCCTACCGCAACGTCGCGGTGACCGGCGCCGTACCGCTGGCCGTGTCGGACTGCCTCAACTTCGGCAGCCCCGAGGATGCCGGCGTGATGTGGCAGTTCCAGCAGACCGTCCGCGGACTTGCCGACGCGTGCCGTGAGCTCGGCCTGCCGGTGACCGGCGGCAACGTGAGCTTCTACAACCAGACCGGCGACACCGCGATCCACCCGACGCCCGTGCTCGCCGTACTCGGCACGTTTGACGACGTGACCCGGCGTACGCCGATGGCCTTCGGAGGTACGCCGGAGGAGACGCTGATCCTGGTCGGGGACACCTTGCCTGAGTTCGACGGCTCCGAATGGGCCTTCGCCGAGCACGGCCACATCGGTGGCGTACCGCCGAAGCTCGACCTGCAGCGCGAACGTCGGCTCGCTGAGGCACTGGTCGCCGCGTCGCGCGACGGGCTGATCTCCGCGGCGCATGACCTTTCCGACGGTGGTCTGTGGCAGGCGGCCGCGGAGTCGTGCATGCGCGGCAACGTCGGTGCCACGATCGTGCCGCCGGCGCAGTACGCCGATGTCGACGGGCTGTTCACGTTCCTGTTTGCCGAGTCTGCTGGCCGGGCCCTGGTGGCCGTGCCTCGGGAGCAGCAAGCGCGCTTCACCGACCTGCTGACCCAGCATGAGCTGCCGTGGGCGCAGATCGGGATCGTCGAGTCAGACGGCGACGAGATCGACGTACAGGGCGGGTTCGGCATCAAGGTCGCCGAGCTGGCGGACGCGTGGAGTGGGACCCTGCCGACGTTGTTCGGTTCGGCCGAGGTCGCCGCGCAGGGACTCGCGGAGGACTTGCACTGA
- a CDS encoding sterol carrier family protein: protein MRDALAAVAPWLQDADAAPARPLVAAAVRLSARYLAAEHPGGAVEVRIPPYVAVQCIEGLTHKRGTPPNVIETDPRTWLLLATGVLGWGSAVADALVTTSGQRADLSAILPLAL, encoded by the coding sequence GTGCGCGACGCGCTCGCCGCAGTCGCGCCGTGGCTGCAGGACGCGGACGCGGCACCGGCCCGCCCATTGGTCGCGGCCGCCGTACGGCTCAGCGCGCGCTATCTCGCGGCCGAACACCCTGGTGGCGCCGTGGAAGTGCGGATCCCGCCGTACGTCGCGGTGCAGTGCATCGAGGGCCTGACCCACAAACGGGGTACGCCGCCCAACGTGATCGAGACCGATCCACGTACCTGGTTACTGCTGGCCACCGGCGTACTGGGGTGGGGTTCGGCGGTAGCCGACGCTCTGGTGACCACCAGCGGCCAGCGCGCCGACCTGTCCGCGATCCTGCCCCTCGCCCTCTAA